In Panthera uncia isolate 11264 chromosome B4, Puncia_PCG_1.0, whole genome shotgun sequence, one genomic interval encodes:
- the LOC125919180 gene encoding olfactory receptor 6C76-like, with amino-acid sequence MKNQTSVKDFILLGLTNDPKLNVLIFLFLFFTYILSITGNLTIITLTLIDPHLKTPMYFFLRNFSFLEIAFTTVCIPRFLASIITGDMTISYNSCMVQVFFFILLGSTEFFLLTAMSYDRYIAICKPLHYTTIMNSRICNQLVISSWLAGFLIIFPPVMMGLQLDFCDSNIIDHFTCDSSPMLLISCTDTAFLELLGFFLAVFTLMVTLILVILSYVFILKTILRIPSPEQRKKAFSTCSSHMIVVSISYGSCIFMYIKTSAKEGVALTKGIAVLNTSVAPMLNPFIYSLRNQQVKQSFKNLVNKCFSNKS; translated from the coding sequence atgaaaaatcaaacatCTGTAAAAGACTTCATTCTTCTTGGATTAACAAATGACCCAAAGctaaatgttttgatttttctatttctatttttcacataTATACTGAGTATAACTGGAAACCTGACAATTATCACCCTCACTCTGATAGATCCTCACCTTAAAACTCCGATGTATTTCTTTCTTAGGAATTTCTCTTTTCTAGAAATCGCATTCacaacagtttgcattcctagATTTCTGGCCAGCATTATAACAGGGGATATGACTATTTCTTATAATTCTTGCATGGTCCAGGTGTTTTTCTTTATACTCCTTGGCTCGACAGAATTTTTTCTTCTGACTGCTATGTCTTATGATCGGTATATAGCTATCTGTAAGCCATTGCATTACACAACAATAATGAACAGCAGAATTTGCAACCAGCTTGTAATTAGCTCTTGGCTGGCTGGATTTCTCATTATCTTTCCACCTGTCATGATGGGACTTCAACTGGATTTCTGTGACTCCAACATCATTGACCATTTCACCTGTGACTCTTCTCCTATGCTGTTGATCTCCTGCACGGACACTGCATTCCTAGAGCTCCTGGGATTCTTCCTAGCAGTATTCACACTCATGGTGACGTTAATATTAGTGATTCTTTCCTATGTATTCATCCTTAAAACAATTCTGAGAATCCCCTCGcctgagcaaaggaaaaaggccTTTTCCACTTGTTCCTCACACATGATTGTAGTTTCCATTTCTTATGGAAGTTGCATTTTCATGTACATCAAAACTTCAGCAAAAGAAGGAGTGGCTTTGACCAAGGGTATAGCAGTGCTCAATACTTCTGTTGCCCCAATGCTAAATCCTTTTATTTACTCCCTAAGGAACCAGCAGGTAAAGCAGTCCTTCAAGAACTTAGTCAACAAATGCTTCTCAAATAAATCTTAA